Genomic segment of Capra hircus breed San Clemente chromosome 13, ASM170441v1, whole genome shotgun sequence:
ctctgctttctctttggtggtgcttccaccttttccttaTCCCCATGGTTCACATtccctctttgtttatttattcaaacatccacccatccctccatccatcctttGATGCAACCATtctttgagcacctactatgctcTTGTCACTTACAGTAGTGAACAAGAACAAGGCCCCTGCCCTTGCAGAGCTTACTGTCTAATGGGGAAATTATGTAACTGGTTGCCAATTAAATCAGAGCTGTGATAAATGCTATGCCAGAGAAGTACCTCAGCTTCAGGGTAGGAGGGCTTTCCAGAGGAAAGAACATTTCACCCAAGACTATGCTGTACAATGTGGCAACTGAGCCCAGCCAGTGCCAGGAGAAACTGAAGTTTTAATTGTATTTACTGTTAATTATTTTAAGTGTAGAAACAGAAACAGTATAATACATATGGCTTTTGTTAATCACAACTTTATTGTTCAGGAAGGacttggagtgtgtgtgtgtgtgtgtgtgtgtgtgtgtgtgtgtgtgtgttacttgctcagtggtctttgactctgtgatcctatggactatatacTGCCAGACTcttttatccatggaattctccaggcaagaatactggagtgggttgtcattcccttttccagggaatcctcccaagccaggaattaaacctgggtctcctgcattgcaggcagattctttactgtctcagccactaGGCAAGCTTAGACTACTGTAACTAACAAAAATTTCAAAgactaaaggaaaaaacaaggtAATAATACCACCGTATTTTTATATTATCACATGTTGAAATGGTACAATTATAGATGttgagttaaataaaatgtatttattaaaattaatttcacctgtttctttttactttttgaacATGAAGACTGGAAAGTCTAAAGCTCCCTACCTGGCTCACACAGTGTGCCTGGGGACAGAACTGAGCTGAGCGCAGAAAGGCATGCGGAGGAGTAAAGAGCAGAACAAGCATGAAGAGTGTGGAGCTGAGGGGGTCGCATTTCTTAGGACGGAAATTCACATTTAGCTCCTATTACATGTCCAGCACTTTAGACTTTATATGCCTTGGACTGAGTGCCTCCTGctatagatgaggaaacggaggcccAGGTTTGTCCGAGGTCCAGGGGCTGCTGCGACCACTCCACTGAACTGTCTGAACTATGCATGAGTGTCACTCTGAACAGCTTTTATTTATGTCTGAGGGCTGCTCTCACATCGGCTCGGTCACATTTCTTCTGCCTGTTTCCCGTTTCTTTGGCAGAGCCTGCTGTTTTTGGACACTTGCTCTGTAATTGTTGAATCAATGGGTGATGAGGGATAAATAACTTCATGACACTTTTAGGAAAAAATTATTGTGTCAGACCCTGTAGAAAGCCCAGTTCAAACTAGGCCGCTTCCAAATGCCAGCCGTCCAACCAGCGTACTCTCAGTTCCCACTCACCATGGATGGCGCTGCTCCCTAGTCCCTGCCGAGCCATCTGGAAGGGGTGCAGCGAGGagctcttttcttcctcctcccagcTCCACATGCCGTCCCAGGTGGCTCCTTTCGTgggtcctgtgtgtgtgcatgagacaGTCAGCGCCCAGACCAGAGACAGCACGCGCCTCCCACTGGagacctcaggcttccctgaggGCTTGGGGTTTGGAAGGGGATGTGGGCCACAGTGACCACTTCTCTCACTATGGCTCAAACCGCTGCTCCAGGCCTGGGGGTGGACGGGTGGTCAGGAGCTGCGAGGCCCACCCCAGGCTGTCAGGAGACCAGGCAGTGGCTCATCCAGGGCTCAGAGCCACAGCCAGCACTTGGAGCCAGCACATTCTAGGGACACTGGGCACCTCCTGCCATGACTGCTGCCCCTGGGCAGGCGCTGAGTGCCCTCCTGCTCACCCTCCTGCTGGGACTCACAGGTGAGCCTGAGCACTGCCCACAGAGACCCTCAGAGTGGGCGGGGATTACCCACCCCAGCCACTCTGCTGCAGGGGAGGCTGAGCTGAGCTGTTTGCCTGCCTGTCAGGGTGCTCTTTCCTATGTTTTCCTTAGTGTGGACCTTGTGGGTAATGGCGCTGAGGGGagctttgggggcaggaggagaaagatgtGAAGCGAGGCGAAGAGCCTGGGGTCAGGTCAGGGGATGAAAGAGAAGCCCTGCACTACCCAGTATCCCTGACATGAACTCTGGTCTGAGTGACTATCAGATCTAGCTCAGAGAGGGTTAGGAGTGCAAAGACAGATGGACAGAGAGCCCCCAAATGATGGAGCCTCTGGCATCATGAAGAGAGTGCTGGACCCGCAGTCAGATGGACATGCTTAACATCCCTCCTTAGTCATTCACAGGCATTGTGACCTTGTGCAACTCACTaaacctctctgaatctcagtttcttctgGAAAGTGGGGGTAAAAATACCAGCCTCCCACAGCTGGGATGCAGTTGAAAATGAGCACACAGCCCCAGAAATGTTTTCTAATCCACAGGGCGCAGTGTGCAGGAGGGAAGATGATTATCATAGGATCTACTCAGAGGAGAGCACGATGCAGAGCTGAGTGCCAAGGGGACAGGCTCCCACAGCCTCCTGAGCTGCCCTCCACACCCTGTGCTGTCACTGCTGGTTTATTTGTCCTGCCCTCCAACACATACCTGCCCATTTGTTCCTCCAGGGCAGGAGTCCTGTCTGACACATCTCTGTGTCCTCTCAGCATCCAAGTCACATCCTCACTCAAAGTAGAGGCTCGGGGAATGTAGCAAAGCCTCCCAGAGGTCCCTGCGCTCCGATCTCTGTAGGCTGTCCTGATGGGGAAGGAAGAGTCTAGCCCTGCAGTGGTCAGGATGACTCCAGAAGATAGATCCTGGGTGAGGAGCAGGAGTGCTCGGTCATCCTCCCAGCTTGTGAGGATGGATGAAGCTGCCTCCAGCGGAGAGAGGCCCCCTGTCCCTGGAGGTGAACAAGCAGAGGATGGAGGCTTAGGGGGAGTTAACAGGAAGGATCCGAGAAGGAGAGCCAGCCATGCCTTGCTGTGATTCTTGGCTTCTCTGTTATGTCCAAAGTGTAACTCTTGATTCCTCACCAAACCTCTCAGTTTCAGCTtaaaatgtcacctcctccaggaacccTTTTCTGACCGCCTTTCCAGAAGAAGTCCTCCAGGCATTTTCTATGTCAGCACTCTTTGGGTTTCCCTGAAATctctgaagtgagaaatagatttaagggactagatttgatagacagagtgcctgatgaactatggacggaggttggtgacattgtacaggagacagggagcaagaccatccccaagaaaaagaaatgcataaaagcaaaatggctgtctgaggaagccttacaaatagctatgaaaagaagagaagtgaaaggcaaaggagaaaaagaaagatactcatttgaatgcagagttctaaagaataacaaggagagataagaaagccttcctcagagatcaatgcaaagaaatagaggaaaacaatagaatgggaaagactagagatctcttcaagaaaattagagataccaagggagcatttcatgcaaagatgggcacaataaaggacagaaatggtatggacttaacagaagcagaagatattaagaagaggtggcaagaatacacaggagaactgtacaaaaaagatcttcatgacccagataatcacgaaggtgtgatcactcacactcacctagagccggacatcctggaatgtgaagtcaggtgggccttaggaagcatcactacgaacaaaggtagtgaaggtgatggaattccagttgagctatttcaaatcctgaaagatgatgctgtgaaagtgctgcactccatatgccaacaaatttggaaaactcagcagtggccacaggactggaaacggtcagttttcattccaatcccaaagaaaggcaatgccaaagaatgctcaaactaccacacaattgcactcatctcacatgctagtaaagtaatgctcaaaattctccaagccaggcttcagcaatatgtgaactgtgaacttccagatgttcaagctagttttagaaaaggcagaggaaccagagatcaaattgtcaatatccgctggatcattgaaaagcaagagagttccagaaaaacatctatttctgctttattgactatgccaaagcctttgactgtgtggatcacaagaaactgtggaaaattctgaaagagatgggaataccagaccacctgacctgcctcttgagaaacctgtatgcaggtcaggaagcaatagttactactggacatggaaaaacagactggttccaaataggaaaaggagttcgtcaaggctgtatattgtcaccctgcttttttaacttatatgcaaagtacatcatgagaaacgctgggctagaagaagcacaagctggaatcaagattgccgggagaaatatcaataacctcagatacacagatgacaccacctttatggcaggaagtgaagaagaactaaagaaactcttgatgcaagtgacagaggagaatgaaaaagttggcttaaagctcaacatttagaaaactaagatcatggcatctatctggtcccatcactttatgggaaatagatggggaaacagtggaaacagtggctgactttattttcctgggctccaaaatcactgcaggtggtgattgcagccatgaaattaaaagacacttactccttgaaaggaaagttataaccaacctagacagtatattaaaaagcagagatattactttgccaacaaaggtccatctagtcaaggctatggtttttccagtggtcatgtatggatatgagagttggactataaagaaagctgagcaccgaagaattgatgcttttgaactgtggtattggagaagactcttgagagtcccttggactgcaaggagatccaaccaggccatcctaaaggagatcagtctcaGGTGTTTATTGGaggtactgatgttgaagctgaaactccaatactttggccacctgatgcggagacctgactcattggtaaagaccctgatgctgggaaagattgagggcaggagaagaaggggacgacaggggatgagatggttgtatggtatcaccaacacaatgaacatgggtttgggtggggctcgagagttggtgatggacagggaggcctggcgtgctgcagttcatgggtcacaaagagtcggacatgactgagcgactgaactgaactgaaatcactgAGGCCCAgttgtaattttatatttatttgtttactttttagcaTCTGTTGGTTCCCTGAGCTGGAACCAGACAAGATACATAGTTAGTCCCCATGGCCACATACACCATGTCGGCAGTGGGATGTGTGGGCTCTCAGCATGCACTCACAGCCATCTCTTTCCTAGGTGGGCAGCCCTCCATCTCTCTGGTGGGCCCGACTCGCAGGACAACCCCTGAGAATCCAGTGCATTTCAACTGTACTGCTGGTCCCTTCAACTCCTCAGACTTCAATGTCACCTGGATGAAGGACAGAGATGAGCATCCAGCCTCGGCTCAGCGCCTAGTGACCGACAACAAAGGCAATTACTCCATCACCAGTAAGGTGTGGGTGACCCTGTCCCACCAAGATATCTTGTCAGAGATAACCTGCGAAGTCACGCACCGGGGCCTGGCCAAGCCCCTGCGGAGGAGCATGAACCTCTCCCTGGTGCTCCAAGGTGAGAGGGCGGGaggctgggggggggggcggcgtggCTTTCTCAGTGTTTTGCACAAAGCCCCATTTCACAGTTGGGAAATTGGAATTCCGCCTCACAATGTCTGATCCCAGGGTAGCATTATTAAAGACACTGGTTTCAGGGGCCAGATATCTGGGTTTAGTCCTGACTATACCACTTCATGATCTGTGTGCTCCTTTGGAAGTTACTGAGCcttcttgtgcctcagtttccccttagACCCTTAGAATGAGAATAAATTATCACCTACCTTGTAGGTTtcgtgtgaggattaaatgaactaTTTCTTGTGAAGCACCTAGAACACTGCTTGTCACAAGGAAAATCGTTTAtgtatatttgattttattattattgtctgGATTAAGCTTCCATCCCAAACATCTTTCTTCTATTAATACCATTACTATTTTTTAACCttcaaatatgtattatttattcaaCACAAATGAATTAATTCATCCATGAATATTTACTGTGTGGCAGGCACTGTTCTGGGTGGTAGGGATATAGAAATGAATATCAAGTTAAGTCCTGGTTCTCATGAAAATCATAGtttataattcttaaaatatttcatgatatGAAATGTTTCAAATGCACAGGGAGtaacatagcaaacacccacgtACTATTAGCCATATTTAGTGAATGTTAGCACTTAGCTCTATTTGCCTTTCATTGAGCatacaagaaaaaattttttttaaaggtaactaATTTAAGAATGAGAGTTCTAGGGTTGGTTCCTGGGAGAGAAAGACATAGGGGGCCGAGGGGCAGGGATAATTCAGAAGATGTTCCCTTCTGTTTCTGTGTTTAGTTGTCCCCACCCTGAAGATCACCACCCAGCCCTCTGCGATGCAAATCCGTGTGCATCAGAGAGTGAATCTCACGTGCCATGTGAGCCGCTTCTATCCCTCCCGCCTGCATCTCACCTGGATGGAGAACAGGCACAAGGTGCAGACCGTGGAGTCCCCCCAGGTCACCAGAAGCCCAGCCGGGACCTACTCTCCGCAGCACACCTGGCAAGTAGAGGCTACGCTGGATGGGAGAGAGTTTGCCTGCTGGGTGGTCCAGGATGAGCAGCCCCCAGTCCAGGCCAACATCACCCTGCGGGCTCAGGCGTCCAGACTGGGGAAAGGTGGGTGCAGCCCCTCTGGGCAGCCTGGCTGGGAAAGTCAGGTGTCAAAACACTTGCCATCTGCCTGGAGTGCAGACAGCAGTGGGTCAGGGACTCAaggcagcaaggggtgaaggtgAAGGAAGACAAGGTGCCCTGGGATTGTAATAAAACTCTCAAGAATTCATCCCCAAACTCCACTCCTCCTTCCcctgttagtctctcagtcgtgaccctttgtgactctttgtgaccctatagactgtagcctacctggctcctctgtccataggttttcccaggcaagaaaactgaagtgggttgccatttcctcctgcaggggatcttccagacccagggagtgaaccccgggtttcctgcattgcaggcagattctttaccatctgagccagcagggaagccctccaacCCCTACATCCTTTTTAAGAAGGAGGAGTGGGACTTCCTTCTTCAATTCCACGCACCCTTCAGGTGGAAAGTTCTCTGTTTTAACATTTAGGTACAGGAAACAGTAGATACTAAGGACAGCTAGAAATCAAAATCCCTTTCAGAAAGGTGATAATCAAGACGGGTTCATCTGACAGTTTCTAGGAGTCGGTTTTAAAGAGCGGCCAGAATTCTTGACAGGATACCTGGGAAGTTGGAGGGTGCAGGGGCAGGATTCTCACTGTCTCTATTTTTTTGCTCTCTATCACTTTTGCTCATTTGTTTGCTCTCTATCACTTCTGTCTCAGGcgattttttctctcttctcccctcctctgtccctcatttttattctccttccctttttcctcttcctctcccttgttgttgttttagttgctaagtcatgtctgacactttttcgaccacatggactatagccttgcaggttcctctgtccatgggatttcccaggtaagaatactggagtgggttgtcatctccttctccaaagaatcttccccaccagggattgaacccaggtctcctgcattggtaggtgaattctttatcactgagccacaagggaagcccctttctctctgtgtatgcttgctaagtcgcttcagttgagtctgactctttgcaaccctgtagactttgcccaccaggctcctctgtccatgggaattctccaggcaagaatactggagtgggttgccaggtgcttctccaggggatcttcctaacccaagaactgaacccgTATTTCtaatgtctacctgcattggcaggcgggctctctaacactggagaaggaaatggcaacccactccagtattcttgcctggagaatcccatggacggaggagcctggtgggctagagttcaaggggtcgcaaagagtcggacacaactgagcgacttcacttcacttcacttcacttccacttgAGACTCTTTTCTTCTAAATCTAAATCTATCTTCTCCTCTGTACCTTTTGTGTGCTAGATGACATTCTCCACTAGAGGGAGCTGCCCACCAGCCCTTCAAACCCTGGGGCCAGATCTGCCTTCCCTGGTCCTGGTGAATCAGCTTGGGAGAATGAGGGACTGGGCCAGAGGGGCTGtgttggggagaggaggagagacgggaatattggaaATGGCCAGACCTTGACCGGCCAAGGGTGAACCAGAATCTACTGACAGCTCTCCAGAACAACAGGAAGTGGGATAAGATAACTCCCTGCAGACAGTGCGAGCTGCTTGGTCTGCAGCACCAGCAAAAGGGCAGACAGGTTGCTGGGCTGCAAAACCACACATCCTCACAACAGGAGCACTGACCCTGCATTCGATCTCTTCCTGAAAGAACTGGCCTTTTCTGCTAACTCCAAGCATTCTCAGGGGCAATGAGCCTATTACCTTTTGACTTCTCCGTGGCTTTTTTATTCTTGTCtacaggaaataagaaaaatgtccACCCAGCGGGATATACAGATCTATGTGAAAAACTCCAAACAGCTCCTTTCTGACCAGAAGCAAGTTATATTATTTCGTTTTTTACTCATGCTGaggtttttctctctgtcttatttttctccttcGCCTGCATACAAGTATCTGACCCACTACTGCAAGGTTAGCCCCCTGAGAACATCACTTTGATTCTCCCACCCCTCTGTGCAGCTGTTTGATGTGCCCTCTGGTCTGCGGTGGGGAAAGGGCAGCTTCCTTTTCCGGCATCAGGCCCTCTTCTGTGTGGTGTTAAGGCGCTTTTGCTGCAACACCTCCTCAGCCTGACTCCTAAACCCCTTCTTCAGCTCCCACCCCTTACACACTCCCAGTTCGTGCATCTGGTCatgttcactgcctcctgtagagCACTTCATGTGTGCCAGGCATCCTCACATATGTTGTCTGACATAATAAAATTGGGACAGACAGGAGAGGAGTAGGTCTCAGGTGTCTCAAATAGTAGTACTTGGATTCGAAGGCAAGGCTGTCTGCTCACCAGTTCAATGtgttttcagaaattttttttccctccatcctGCCTAGGCATACAAATATTAGTGTTATCTCAAGTCTTTTGTAAATTTCCCTCTTAAATACTCTGTAtcatatttatttccttctgaaCTGTCATATCTCCCCACATCATTCCGTTCTCATAGTTGGCCCTGAAACTATGGGACCTCTTCCAAGTCCCGACAGGGGTTCTGTCCATTTAGGCCTCTCCTCTGTGCTGAGACTCTCTCAGCCCTGAAGCAGACACTGGCTCTTATTTTTTGAGTGGCCAGATTTCAGAGTCAAATGGTTTGGTATCACCTGGCAGGGTTGCCATGGGCATTCTGCAACCTCAGGCAAAGCACTGCCCTTCCTGAGCTGTTTCCTCCTCTCAGCGAGAACAGTTATGCCCTCCAGGTGGGAACCAGCTAGGGCTCCTTCCTTTGACCCATGCTTGGCATCTAGATATTGGGGTGCACAGAGGGTGCTCTATGATGATCGTGATGGCAGTCTCTCTGATGCCCAGACCATGCTGGGTTGAAAGCAGGAAAATGCTGAAGTTCACTAATTACTATGGGGAAGCTATGGAGAAACAGAGGCAGTGTCAGCATAACAGAAAGAGCCCTTGACTTGGAGTCTGTGATGGGAATGTGAGTTCTGTTTGCTGTGAGGCCCTTGGGTGAGTTACTAACCTTCTCAGCCTTTTTTCCTTGAACATTAggaatacaattaaaaataattctttaggTGACTGTTGTGAATATTTGATGATAATAATTatcatctggggcttccctggtgtctcaaacggtaaagaatctgcctgcaatgtgggagacccaggtttgatccctaggttaggaagataccctggagaaggaaatggcaacccactccatcattcttgcctggaaaatcccattgaaagaggagcctggtgagctccacatggtcacaaagagtcggacatgactgagcaactaacactcacactCACGCAATTGTGTTTATAGAgtgattataaataataattatttataattatctCATATGTTTTACTAGTTATTGTACATGATTTTTAAACTAACACTGGGTGTTAAGAATCATCCCCatatcacagatgaggaaactgagttaaGTTGTCATGCAGTGGAAGGACTGGGAATGCAAATTTGGGCTGAGTGTGACCCCAAAGCCTATGCTCCTACCCCTTCTctgtgctgttgttgttgttgttcagttgccaagttgtgtccaactctttgcaaccccatgaaccgcagccaccaggcctccctgtccctcaccatcccctggagttttcccaagttcatgtccattaaattctcTGTGCTGCCTGCCTTCGTATAACCTGTCCTGAGAGCAGTGATACACCCTTCCCTGTCCCAGGACTGAGGGAAGAGCTGAGTCTGGCCACTGAGCACAGACGCTGAGTCCCTACTTTCTGGCTAAGAACCCTGGCTCTACTGGCCAGTTTTGGAACTTAAACAAGGTACTTAGGCTCTGGACCTCAGTGTCTTCATCAGCAAAACGAGAACAGGAGCAGCTCCCTCCTCCTAGGTTTGCAGTGAGGACTAGGGTTAGGTCTCAAAGTCAGCAAGCAGGGTTGTGAGGTGTGGGTGGGAGTCAGGTCTCTTTGCAAACTGCTGTTGTCCCTGTAGCTTCATTTTGTTTGGCCTCTGATATCAGCTTCATAGTTGAACTCCTATCAGAATGTAACCTAGAAACACGGTGGAAGACGAGACAGTGAGGCTTGTCAGTGGAGATGCTGAGGTTTGGTTCGCACTGGGTTTGGGCTCCTCTGCATCTTCTCACAGGCTGGGTCTCCTCTACAGGCATGAGCAGCTACTCTTCTGCCCTGCAAGGCCCCTTTCAGCGCTCTGAGCCAGGCACAAACATCCAACTGACCTTCACGTCCTCTGGATTCTCTACAGGTCAGGTTACTGTGACCTGGCTTAAAAATTCCCACCAGCTATTAAAGTCCCAGACCAGCGTCCGCCCTCATGGAGACATCTACAATGTGACCAGCCGTGTGCTCCTCCTTCTGGAGGCTGACGACATGCATTCCCTCGTCCACTGCCAAGTCAAGCACATGTCCACCCTGGTTTCCCAGAAAACCATCAGACTGGAGCAGTACCTCCGTGGTAAGGATGTTCTCTTTGTCCAGATGGCTTAGTGCAGAGTCGGGCTGAAAGTTTCCTGAGTCTTGGTTTCCTTGACTGATACATGGGGCATCCCCTCACTTTGCTGTGGCAAGAATTCAGCATAATGAAACTGGTAAAGTAATTAACACATCTCTGGCTCGTATGAATCACAGAGAAGTGGCAATTGTTATTATTCACATTTACTATTCATATCACCTCTCAgaactcagtttcttcagctgtaaaatggagacaaaatattcaattttattatattaattaatatatattaattttatttatatataaatttataatttttatatgaatCAAATTTAAAGGCCTTTGTGAACTTCTAAATTTTAGGTAGAATGATGACTGTTTTTATCTTTACTCATATGTAGGGAAGggcctaattttctttttttttttagaccattcacattttttaaaaatataaatttatttaattggaggctaattactttacaatattgtattggttttgccatacatcaacatgaatccaccatgggtgtacacgtgttcccaatcctgaacccccctgccacctccctccccataccatc
This window contains:
- the LOC106501768 gene encoding tyrosine-protein phosphatase non-receptor type substrate 1-like, with protein sequence MKDRDEHPASAQRLVTDNKGNYSITSKVWVTLSHQDILSEITCEVTHRGLAKPLRRSMNLSLVLQVVPTLKITTQPSAMQIRVHQRVNLTCHVSRFYPSRLHLTWMENRHKVQTVESPQVTRSPAGTYSPQHTWQVEATLDGREFACWVVQDEQPPVQANITLRAQASRLGKGQVTVTWLKNSHQLLKSQTSVRPHGDIYNVTSRVLLLLEADDMHSLVHCQVKHMSTLVSQKTIRLEQYLRGKDVLFVQMA